One genomic segment of Candidatus Rickettsiella isopodorum includes these proteins:
- a CDS encoding transposase — protein MNAAQQLKQQGLQQGRHKDKLSLAKKQLNQGIDLDLIKSAGGFSEQELLEFEES, from the coding sequence ATGAACGCAGCACAACAATTAAAGCAACAAGGCCTACAGCAAGGCCGGCATAAAGACAAATTATCGCTTGCTAAAAAACAGCTTAATCAAGGAATCGATTTGGATCTTATCAAAAGTGCCGGTGGCTTTTCTGAGCAAGAATTACTTGAGTTCGAAGAATCTTAA